The following proteins are encoded in a genomic region of Bacillus sp. FJAT-22090:
- a CDS encoding RidA family protein: protein MKAVSTTNAPAAIGPYVQGVIVNGMFYSSGQIPLTPQGEVVEGSITEQTAQVFANLEAVLTEAGSSLSNVVKTLVFLKDMNDFAEFNEAYEKHFAGHKPARSAVEVARLPKDVKVEIEVIAVV, encoded by the coding sequence ATGAAAGCAGTATCAACAACTAATGCACCAGCAGCTATTGGTCCATATGTTCAAGGAGTAATTGTAAACGGAATGTTTTATAGCTCTGGACAAATTCCATTAACTCCACAAGGGGAAGTAGTAGAGGGCTCTATTACGGAACAAACTGCACAAGTTTTTGCTAATTTGGAAGCCGTACTTACGGAAGCAGGCTCTTCTTTATCGAACGTTGTCAAAACACTTGTGTTTTTAAAAGATATGAATGATTTTGCTGAATTTAACGAAGCATATGAAAAGCATTTTGCAGGGCATAAGCCAGCTCGTTCAGCTGTGGAAGTAGCGAGACTACCAAAAGATGTTAAAGTTGAAATAGAAGTAATAGCAGTAGTATAA
- the spoVG gene encoding septation regulator SpoVG, producing the protein MEVTDVRLRKVLSDGRMRAIASITLDNEFVVHDIRVIDGNGGLFVAMPSKRTPEGEFRDIAHPINSGTRTKIQDAVLYAYHLSGDIEEPVAEASY; encoded by the coding sequence ATGGAAGTAACAGACGTAAGATTACGTAAAGTACTATCAGATGGTCGTATGAGGGCTATCGCTTCCATTACACTGGACAATGAGTTTGTTGTACACGATATTCGAGTTATTGATGGGAATGGAGGATTATTTGTAGCAATGCCTAGCAAAAGAACTCCTGAGGGTGAATTTAGAGATATAGCTCATCCAATAAATTCTGGAACTCGTACAAAAATTCAAGATGCAGTGTTATACGCTTATCATTTAAGCGGTGATATAGAGGAGCCGGTAGCAGAAGCTAGTTATTAA